The proteins below are encoded in one region of Pseudomonas putida S13.1.2:
- a CDS encoding DUF4917 family protein has protein sequence MPALDATLTPWPELAARHPCDALLLGNGASRAVWKPFGYFSLFEEAQRAGRKKGLAVSDQALFKSLATELFEPVLSTLNTTVRANAALAINSTAPLNRYYSIKEALIHAVRTVHLPWSLMPATTLAAFNQALRGYRSVYTSNYDLLLPWAVQHAPQGFAELFDEQGFFDVRRTRSEGTRVLHLHGGLHLLKLPDGTTRQRSADNAELLDGFAVNIPGEVPLFVNEDRSDEKLRAIRNSDYLGWCLGQLAQESQGLCLFGQHLDSSDQHLLEAIRQARPQHLSVAIRPLSEASVINQKQHYIDRFGDLAGTKVHFFDASTHPLGLADLAIELPAARR, from the coding sequence ATGCCCGCACTTGACGCCACCCTCACTCCCTGGCCAGAACTCGCTGCCCGCCACCCCTGCGACGCCCTGCTGCTGGGCAACGGTGCCAGCCGCGCAGTGTGGAAGCCGTTCGGCTACTTCTCGCTGTTCGAGGAAGCGCAACGCGCCGGCCGCAAGAAAGGCCTGGCGGTCAGTGACCAGGCGCTGTTCAAATCCTTGGCCACGGAGCTGTTCGAACCCGTGCTCAGCACCCTGAACACCACCGTGCGCGCCAACGCCGCATTGGCCATCAACTCCACCGCGCCGCTGAACCGCTACTACTCGATCAAGGAAGCGTTGATTCACGCCGTGCGCACGGTGCACCTGCCGTGGTCGCTGATGCCGGCCACCACGCTGGCGGCCTTCAACCAGGCCTTGCGTGGCTACCGCAGCGTCTACACCAGCAACTACGACCTGCTGCTGCCCTGGGCTGTACAACACGCTCCGCAGGGCTTTGCCGAGCTGTTCGACGAGCAAGGCTTTTTCGATGTGCGCCGCACCCGCAGCGAAGGCACCCGCGTGCTGCACCTGCATGGCGGCCTGCACCTGCTCAAGCTGCCCGACGGCACCACCCGCCAACGCAGCGCCGACAACGCCGAGCTGCTCGATGGCTTTGCGGTAAACATCCCTGGCGAGGTGCCGCTGTTCGTCAACGAAGACCGCAGCGACGAAAAACTGCGCGCCATTCGCAACTCGGACTACCTGGGCTGGTGCCTGGGGCAGTTGGCACAGGAGAGCCAGGGGCTATGCCTGTTCGGGCAGCATCTGGACAGCAGTGACCAGCACCTGCTCGAAGCTATCCGACAGGCGCGGCCACAGCATCTGTCGGTTGCCATAAGGCCATTGAGCGAGGCTTCGGTGATCAACCAGAAGCAACACTATATTGATCGGTTCGGGGATCTGGCGGGGACGAAGGTGCATTTCTTTGATGCTAGTACGCATCCGTTGGGGCTTGCAGATTTGGCGATCGAGCTACCAGCCGCTCGACGCTAG
- the nadS gene encoding NadS family protein, which produces MNRFFDELMESVQQMDDIVQGKRAPSRQFEIDALQVRNIRKATGLTQARFAEIIDVQVATLRNWEQGRREPTGPAKALLRAIRNDPDHVLKALAH; this is translated from the coding sequence ATGAACCGCTTTTTTGACGAACTGATGGAAAGCGTTCAACAGATGGACGACATCGTCCAAGGTAAACGCGCACCCTCTCGGCAATTCGAGATCGATGCACTGCAGGTCCGTAACATCCGTAAAGCGACAGGGCTCACGCAGGCACGCTTTGCCGAGATAATCGATGTTCAAGTAGCAACATTGAGAAATTGGGAACAAGGACGGCGAGAACCCACCGGCCCTGCCAAGGCATTACTGCGTGCAATACGTAATGACCCTGATCATGTACTGAAGGCCCTTGCTCACTGA